From the Primulina tabacum isolate GXHZ01 chromosome 3, ASM2559414v2, whole genome shotgun sequence genome, one window contains:
- the LOC142540511 gene encoding uncharacterized protein LOC142540511, translating into MKMKTPAALLTANSPSALRFNTEKIIYSTSSRCLFSLTLRFKPARARLRVSCPLENTDSKMASNDSIEHLEVLPDSQPGDGLLKVEVRNPSFLANLIPPPKLSFSDQVFFLLVFIAGTTCAAFASLVVAAVPTLFAMRRAAISLSKLADTAHEELPGTMAAIRLSSMEVSDLILELSDMSEEIADGVKKSTQAVQAAEAGVRKIGSIAHQQTMSMIQERARLPIISLQPMVSGAAKKTSRAVSQATKTILNIISRGELNSAGENDNPVNRIEG; encoded by the exons ATGAAGATGAAAACCCCGGCGGCGCTGCTCACCGCCAATTCGCCGTCGGCTCTCCGCTTCAACACCGAAAAGATAATTTATTCGACAAGCTCGCGATGCCTTTTCAGCCTTACGCTCAGGTTCAAACCAGCGAGAGCACGCCTCAGAGTTTCGTGCCCATTGGAGAACACCGATTCGAAGATGGCCTCGAATGACTCTATCGAACACCTCGAAGTATTACCAGATTCTCAGCCTGGAGATGGATTGCTGAAGGTTGAAGTGAGAAATCCCAGTTTTTTAGCTAATCTAATCCCACCACCTAAATTGAGCTTCAGTGACCAAGTTTTCTTTCTCCTCGTCTTCATCGCTGGCACG ACTTGTGCTGCGTTCGCTAGCCTTGTTGTTGCAGCCGTACCAACTTTGTTT GCGATGCGAAGGGCAGCTATATCTCTTTCAAAACTAGCCGATACTGCTCACGAGGAGCTCCCCGGTACAATGGCAGCGATCAGACTGTCAAGCATGGAAGTTAGTGATCTCATTCTAGAATTAAGTGATATGAG CGAAGAAATAGCAGACGGAGTGAAAAAATCTACTCAAGCTGTTCAAGCAGCAGAAGCCGGAGTTCGAAAAATAGGTTCTATTGCTCACCAACAGACTATGT CCATGATCCAGGAGAGGGCTAGACTGCCAATCATCTCACTGCAACCAATGGTTTCTGGTGCTGCGAAGAAAACGTCTCGTGCTGTCAGCCAAGCCACAAAAACAATATTGAATATCATCTCACGAGGCGAGCTTAACTCAGCCGGCGAAAATGACAATCCCGTGAACAGGATAGAAGGCTGA